From the Desulfovermiculus halophilus DSM 18834 genome, the window CTGCTCCACCAGGACCTTTTTCACCGGCTGTCCCTGAGGACCGGTTTGATGGGTGACCAGGTTCATGCCCAATATGCTGGAGGCAACCTCTTTGGCTTCGTCCTTGGACCAGGCCAGCTTGACGCCGCCGCCCTTGCCCCGGCCCCCGGCGTGGATCTGGGCCTTGACCACCACCGGGTAGGCCCCCAGCTGATCCGCGACATCCACGGCCTGTTCTGTGCTGGTGGCCAGATAGCCCTTGGGGATGGGGATCTGTTGCTTGGCAAAAAGCTCTTTGGCTTGATATTCGTGTATCTTCATGCGTACGTACTCCTGAAATCAGCGGTTGCATCAACGGTTCACCCCTGACGTCGCCGCCCGAGGACCGAAGCTGAAACCGGTTACTTGGAACAGAACTCAGTCAGCACCCCATGCGTGGACTTGGGATGCAAAAAGGCCACCTTCTTGCCCCCGGCCCCGGGCACCGGCTCCTGATTGATCAGCTTGATCCCCGCGTCCTGGGCGTTTTGAAGCTGAGAATCGATATCATCCGTGGCAAAGGCCACATGATGGATTCCCTCCCCGTTCTTGGCCAGGAACTTGGCGATGGGGCTCTCCTCCGAGGTGGGCTCCAAGAGCTCGATATGGGTGTCCCCGACCTGAAAAAAGGCGGTCCGCACCTTCTGGGTCTCCACCTCTTCCACTTTCTCGCAGCTCAGGCCCAAGGCCTTTTCGTAATAGGCAATGGCCTCATCCAAGGACTTGACCGCTATACCTAAATGATCGATCTTCTGTAACATAGCATTCCCCTCTTTCCAGCGCGGTTTGCCCGCTGGTTTGTTCATTGACCAAACCAGCCAAGCTTGCCTGCGCCGTTTTTTTCTGTCTTCTGTCCTCTGTCTTCTGCTCAGCCCCAGAAAGGGCGAATAATTATTCGCCCCTCCACCCGATCCGCCGGATCCAGGCCGGAGGCCGACCACTGACCACAGACCACCGACTTCTGATCTCTGACTTCTGACCTCTGATCTCTGATCTCTGATCTCTGTCTTCTGTCTTCTGCTCTAGACCGGTATATTCCCGTGCTTCTTGGGCGACCGGACCTCCCGCTTGCTGTTCAGGATATCCAGGGCCCTGATCAGGCGCGGCCGTGTTTCCCGGGGCAGGATGACCGCATCGATGTACCCCCGGTTGGCCGCCCGGTATGGATTGGCGAAGATATCGTCGTATTCTGCGATCTTCTCCTTGCGCTTGGCATCAGGATCCTCCGCCTCCTTGATCTCCTTGCGGTGGATGATGTTGGCCGCCCCGCTGGCCCCCATGACCGCGATCTCGGCCGTGGGCCAGGCAAAGGCCATATCCGCGCCCAGGTCCTTGGAGCACATGGCCAGATAGGATCCGCCGTAGGACTTGCGGGTGACCAGAAGCATCTTGGGCACAGTGGCCTCGGAGTAGCACCACAGCAGCTTGGCCCCGTGCCGGATGATCCCTCCCCATTCCTGCTGGGTTCCAGGCAGATAGCCCGGTACGTCGGCGATGGTCAGCAGGGGGATGTTGAAGGCGTCGCAGAAGCGGATGAACCTGGTGGCCTTGTCCGAGGCGTCGATATCCAGGCATCCGGCCAATACCTGGGGCTGATTGGCGATAATGCCCACCGGATGGCCGCCCAGGCGGCCCAGTCCGACGATCATGTTCTGAGCGTAGTGCTCGTGGGGCTCGAAGAAGTCCCCGTCGTCCACCAAAGCCCGGATGACCGCCTTCATATCGTAGGCCTGGTTGGGATTGTCCGGAATGATGGCGTCCAGCTCCGGGGCCTGGCGGTCCAGGGCGTCCTGAGACTCGGCCACCGGCGGGTCCTCCATGTTGTTCAAGGGCAGAAAGGAGAGCAGCTTCTTGATCTCGTCGATGGCCTGCTGGTCGCTGTCGCAGGCGAAATGGGCCACTCCGCTCTTGGTGTTGTGGGCCAGGGCCCCGCCCAGGTCCTCAAAGCTCACTTCCTCCCCGGTCACCGACTTGATCACCTCCGGCCCGGTGATGAACATATAGCTGGTGTTCTTGACCATGAAGATCCAGTCGGTCATGGCCGGGGAGTACACCGCTCCCCCGGCCGTCGGCCCCATTATGGCCGAGATCTGGGGGATCACCCCGGAGGCGTTGGAGTTGCGGAAAAAGATCTGCCCGTATCCGGACAAAGCGTCCACACCTTCCTGGATTCTGGCTCCCCCGGAGTCGTTCAGCCCAACCATGGGCACCCCGGACTTCAGGGCCAGATCCATGATCTTGCAGATCTTTTTGGCGTGCATCTCGCCCAGGCTGCCGGCCCGGGCGGTGAAATCCTGGGCATAGGCGCACACCGGACGGCCGCCCACCAGGCCGTGGCCAGTGATCACTCCTTCGGAGGGGATATCCACATCCTGCATCCCGAAGTTCACGCACCGGTGCTTGACGAACATATCCGTTTCTTCGAATGTGCCGGGATCGAAAAGGCGTTCCAGGCGTTCCCTGGCAGTCAGCTTGCCTTTTTCCCTGTGCTTGGCCACAGCCTTCTCCCCGCCCATGGCCAGCATGGCCTTTTCTTTTTCTAGAAGCTCTTCAATTTTCTGCTGTGTCGTCTGCGTAGACATAATCCTGCTTCCTTGTCTGGATGTGTGGCATTACTCCCGATGCTCGCCAAAGACCTCGCGCATGACGTCGCAGATCTCCCCGATGGTGGCGTAGGTCTTGACCGCCTCCACAATGGAGGGCATGACATTGGTCTCGGACTGGGCCGCCTGGCGCAGGGCGCTCAATGCCTTCTGCACCTGGTCGTTGTCCCGCTTTTCCCGGACCGCCTGGACCCGTTCCACCTGGGCCTTTTCCACCTCCGGATCGATGCGCAGCAACGGCACCTTGATGTCCTCGGTGCTTTGGAACTCGTTGGCCCCGACCACGATCCGCTCCTTGTTCTCCACCTTCATCTGGTAGTCGTAGGCCGAGTCCTCGATCTGGCGCTGGATGAATCCCTGCTCAATCGCCGGAATCACCCCACCCATATCCTCGATCTTCTGCATCAGGGTCCAGGCCTCGTCCTCGATCTTGTCGGTCAGCTCTTCGATGAGATAGGAGCCGCCGAAGATATCGATGCTGTTGGCCGCTCCGGACTCATGGGCGATGATCTGCTGGGTGCGCAGGGCCGTGCGTACCGAGCTCTCGGTGGGCAGGGTCAGGGCCTCGTCCTTGGAGTTGGTGTGCAGGGACTGGGTCCCGCCCAGAACCGCGGCCAAAGCCTGCAGGGTGACCCGGACCACGTTGTTGTCCAGCTGCTGGGCGGTCAAGGTGTGCCCGGCCGTCTGGGTGTGGAAGCGGAGCATCCAGCTGCGGGGGTTCTTGGCCCCGAACCGGTCCTGCATCAATTTGGCCCACATCCGGCGGGCGGCCCGGAACTTGGCCACTTCCTCCACCAGATCGGTGGCCGCGTTGAAGAAAAAGGACAGCCGCTTGCCGAAAACATCCACATCCAGACCGGCATCCAGGGCCGCCTGAACGTAGGCGCAGCCGTTGGCCAGGGTGAAGGCCACTTCCTGCACCGCGGTCGATCCGGCTTCCCGGATGTGGTAGCCGGAGATGGAGATGGTGTTGAACGAAGGAGTGTTCTCGCTGCACCATTCGAAGATATTGGTGATCAGCCGCAGGCTGGGGCGGGGAGGAAAGATGAACGTCCCCCGGGCGACATACTCCTTGAGCACGTCGTTTTGAATCGTGCCCTTGATCTTGTCCATGGACACGCCCTGCTTCTCGCCCACTGCCGCGTACATGGCCAGAAGCACGGCTGCCGGGGAGTTGATGGTCATGGATGTAGACACCTTGCCCAGGGGGATCTGGTCGAAAAGGATCTCCATGTCGGCCATGGAATCGATGGCCACCCCGACCTTGCCCACCTCGCCCTTGCTCATCTGATGATCGGAGTCATACCCGATCTGGGTGGGCAGATCGAAGGCCACGGAAAGCCCGGTCTGTCCCTGATCCAGGAGGTAGCGGTATCTCTGGTTGGTTTCCTTGGCTGTGGAAAACCCGGCATACTGGCGCATGGTCCACAGCCGGGAGCGGTACATCGTGGGCTGAACACCCCGGGTAAACGGATACTGACCGGGAAAACCGAGCTTTTGTATATAGTCCTCGTCGACCTCCTGGGGCAGGCCCAGACGGGGCACCTCCAGTCCGCCGACAGTCTTGAATTCGTCCTTGCGCTCCGGAAACTTTTCCAGGGCCTTGGCCAGGACTTTCTCTTCCCATTCCTGCAACTTCGGATGCTTGGACATAACGCGTCACCCCTTTATAATTCTGACCTGCAAGCGCTCTGCATGCCCGGCCCGAGGCAAGACCTCTGGAGGCATTCAGGCCGGCAGAGGCCTCGTGTTCAGGTTATCCGTCCACTGGCTTCACTCCGGAAGATGGCTCATTCGCAGCCCTACCGGTCTTTTCCGCAAGCCAGCAGACTGTCCACGATTCGTTTGGCTCTGATCCTGGGATCTCCTCCCGTCTCCAGATCCTGCTTTTGGCTTTGGGCGTACAAGTACGGGCGGAGCATTTCCAGGCCCCAGTCCACGACTTCCATGTTCCGGCATTCGGTCCGCTGTGCGTCCCGCTCTCCGGAGGACCGCTTGGACTCGAAAATTTCCCGCATGGCGTCAAAGAGCTCGGGCACTCCCGTGCCCTGCGCGGCAACAGTCATCATCACCTGCCGCCCCTTGGCCCGGGCTATCTCATTTAATTCCATGGCCAGCATCTCCGCTCCGGGCTTGTCCGCCTTGTTCACCACCATGAGGTCGGCAACTTCCAGCAGGCCGGCTTTTAAGGCCTGGATATCGTCGCCCAGCCCGGGTGCGGAGACCAGGGCTGTGACGTCGGCTATCCGGATGATATCCATTTCCGACTGTCCGACACCCACGGTTTCGATGATGATCGGATCGCAGCCCGCGCTGGCCATAATCCGGGCCGCGGCCCCGGCCGCGGCGCACAGTCCGCCCAGCCGGCCGCGGGTGGCCATGGAACGGACCACAACCTCGGTGTCCAGGGCGTGCTGCATCATCCGAATCCGGTCCCCGTGGATGGCCCCGCCGGAGATGGGCGAAGACGGATCAATGGCGATCACCCCCACCTTTTTGCCCCGTTCCCGGCAGACGGCGACAAGCTTGTCGGTCAGGGTTGACTTGCCGGCTCCGGGAGCGCCTGTAATCCCGATCACGGCGCTGGAGTCGATGCGCGACGCATCCAGGGAGGCCAGAAGCTCATCAGCTTCTTCCGCCCCGTCCTCAACCAGGGAGATGGCCTTGGCCAGGGCCCGGCTGTTTCCTGCTCCAATCCCGTGTTTGATGCTTTGTATATCCATTCCCGTTCCAATGCTGATTCATTCTCTCTAACATCCGTATCCAACCGGATCTCCGACCTCAGTCCTCTATCCTTGATGTATGTCTCTTCCGTCTTCTTTCTTTTGCCTGTCTTCTGCCTTCCGACCACCGGCTATTGCCTGCTGCCTTCTGTCTTCTGTCTTCCTCTGACTTCTGACCTCTGACTTCTGTCCTCTGTCTTCTGTCCTCTGTCTTCTGTCCTCTGACTTCTGTCTTCTGTCTTCTTCTACTCGCAGAGACCGCGAAAGGTGGAGATGATCTCCTCCATGCTCGTCCCTGGATTGAACACGGCCTTGACCCCGTGGTCCTTGAGCACAGGCACATCTTCCTCCGGGATGATCCCGCCGCCGATGACCGGGATGTCCGATGCATCGTGCTTTTTCAGGCTTTGGATCACCTCCGGAAACAGCTGCAGATGGGCCCCGGACAAGGAGGACAGCCCGATGGCGTCCACATCCTCTTGGATTGCAGCCACAGCGATCTCTTCCGGCGTTCGCCGTATGCCGGTATAGACCACTTCGAACCCGTTGTCCCGCAGGGCCCGGGCAATGCATTTGGCTCCCCGGTCGTGTCCGTCCAATCCCGGCTTGCCGATCAAAATCCGATATCGTTTCCCTTCCTGAGCCATGAATTTCTCCTTATCACCAAGGATTCAACGCAGGCCGGGCATGCTGACATGCCCGGCCGATGCCAAAGGGACATCATCCTAGACCTCGATCTTCTCCACCAGTCCCTTGACCGCATCCACCGACTTCTGGAAGTCGGCCTGCTCTTCGGGAAGCAGAGAGATCTCGATGACCTGTTCAACTCCGTTGGCCCCGAGCTTGACCGGTACGCCCACGAAGTAGCCGCCCACGTTGTATTCCTTGTCGCAGTAGGCTGCACAGGGCAGAATCCGTTTCTTGTCCTTGAGGATGGATTCGGCCATCTCCACTGCGGCGGCCGAAGGGGCGAAAAAGGCGCTTCCGGTCTTCAACAGGCCCACGATCTCCGCTCCGCCGTCTCTGGTCCGCTGGACCATGGACTCGATCTTGTCCGCAGGCAGAAGGTCCGGGAGAGGGATGCCGGCCACTGTGCTGTATCTGGGCAGGGGAACCATGCTGTCCCCGTGTCCGCCGAGAACAAAGGCGTTCACGTCTTCCACCGAGACGTCCAGCTCCATGGAGATGAAGGTCCGGAACCTGGCCGAGTCCAGGACTCCGGCCATTCCCAGAACCCGGTGCGGCGGGAACCCGCTTGCCTTGTGGGCCACGTAGACCATGGCATCCAGGGGATTGGCCACCACTATGATCACCGCCTCAGGGGAGTACTTGGCCACCTGCTCGGTGACCCCCTTGACGATCTCGGTGTTCTTGGCCAGCAGATCGTCCCGGCTCATCCCCGGTTTGCGGGGCAGCCCGGCTGTGATGATCACGATGTCCGAGTCAGCAGTGTCTGCATAGTCGTTGGTTCCGACCACATCCGAATCAAACCCCTCAATGGGCGAGGACTGACGCAGGTCCAGGCCCTTGCCCTGGGGCAGGCCTTCCACGATATCTATCAGGCAGACGTCGCCCAATTCCTTCAGGGCCGCCCAGTGGGCTGCAGTGGCCCCGACGAAACCTGCGCCTACCACGGTAATCTTCTTGCGTGTCTTCATCTTCAAGCTCCTCCTGTCCGTTAGCCGATGACCACCATCACATCGCCCTTTTTCACGCTTTCCCCTTCCTTGAACCTGATCTCTTTCACCGTCCCGGAAGTCGGGGCGTTGATGGAGTTCTCCATCTTCATGGCCTCCAGAATGAGCAGGGGATCCCCTTCACTGACCTCTTCGCCTTCCTTGACCTCAAACCGGATGATCATCCCCGGCATGGGGGCTTCGACTGTTGTTCCCGAGGCCGGAGCCGCTTTCGGAGCTTCCGAGGCTTGCGGCTTAGCCGGCTGTTGCTGGGCGGCGGGCTGGGCCGGCTGCTGCGCCGGCTGGGGGCCGGCCGGAGCGATCGAGCTGACCACTGGCTGGCCGCCGACCTGCTCCACCTCAACCTTGTAGTATTCGCCGTCTACAAACACATTGAATGTCCGCACATCGTCTCCTTTGGCTGGTGCTTCTTCAGATTTCTCAACCACAAGTCCCTTCTTGGCCTTCTCAATCAGGTCCACGATCTTCTGGCCTTCCTCCAGGGTCCGGGGCGTCTTCACCTCGTCCGGCATCTCCTCATGACCGTACTTCCACTTCAGGAACCGCTTGCCAGTGGTCGGATACAAGGCGTAGATAAGCACATCGTCGATATCCTTGGCCAGGTCCTCGACGTCCTTCTTGGCCTTGTCCAGCTCCGGCTCCAGGATGTCCGCCGGCCGTCCGTCAAAGGGCTCTTCTCCCCGCGGATAGCCCTTGAGGGCCTTTTTCTGGACCTCGGGATCCACGCCGGCCGGGGTCTTGCCGTACAGCCCGTAGCACAGGTCTTTGACCTGGGCGGTGATCATCTTGTACCGCTCCTCTTCGGTATCGAACAGGACGTTGTTCACGGTCTGGGTGCCCACGATCTGGCTGGTGGGGGTGACCAGCGGCACCTGGCCCAGCTCCTTGCGCACCCTGGGCAGCTCTTTGAACACGTCGTCCAGGCGGTCGATGGCATCCATTTCCCGCAGCTGATTGACCAGATTGGAGAGCATCCCCCCCGGGGTCTGATGCAGGAGGACATTGGTGTCGATGACCGAAATCCGGTCGTCCAGCAGGTGCCTGTACTTGGGCGTGATCTTAATGAAGTGCTCGGAGCACTTGGTCAGCTGCTTGAGATCAAAGCCCGTATCCCGGCTCGTGCCCTGCAGGGCCACGACCAGGGGCTCCAGGCCGGGATGAGAGGTCCGATAGGCCCAGGGGGCGAGGCAGACGTCGATGATGTCCACCCCGGCTTCAATGGCC encodes:
- the mce gene encoding methylmalonyl-CoA epimerase, translating into MLQKIDHLGIAVKSLDEAIAYYEKALGLSCEKVEEVETQKVRTAFFQVGDTHIELLEPTSEESPIAKFLAKNGEGIHHVAFATDDIDSQLQNAQDAGIKLINQEPVPGAGGKKVAFLHPKSTHGVLTEFCSK
- a CDS encoding acyl-CoA carboxylase subunit beta codes for the protein MSTQTTQQKIEELLEKEKAMLAMGGEKAVAKHREKGKLTARERLERLFDPGTFEETDMFVKHRCVNFGMQDVDIPSEGVITGHGLVGGRPVCAYAQDFTARAGSLGEMHAKKICKIMDLALKSGVPMVGLNDSGGARIQEGVDALSGYGQIFFRNSNASGVIPQISAIMGPTAGGAVYSPAMTDWIFMVKNTSYMFITGPEVIKSVTGEEVSFEDLGGALAHNTKSGVAHFACDSDQQAIDEIKKLLSFLPLNNMEDPPVAESQDALDRQAPELDAIIPDNPNQAYDMKAVIRALVDDGDFFEPHEHYAQNMIVGLGRLGGHPVGIIANQPQVLAGCLDIDASDKATRFIRFCDAFNIPLLTIADVPGYLPGTQQEWGGIIRHGAKLLWCYSEATVPKMLLVTRKSYGGSYLAMCSKDLGADMAFAWPTAEIAVMGASGAANIIHRKEIKEAEDPDAKRKEKIAEYDDIFANPYRAANRGYIDAVILPRETRPRLIRALDILNSKREVRSPKKHGNIPV
- the meaB gene encoding methylmalonyl Co-A mutase-associated GTPase MeaB, with the translated sequence MDIQSIKHGIGAGNSRALAKAISLVEDGAEEADELLASLDASRIDSSAVIGITGAPGAGKSTLTDKLVAVCRERGKKVGVIAIDPSSPISGGAIHGDRIRMMQHALDTEVVVRSMATRGRLGGLCAAAGAAARIMASAGCDPIIIETVGVGQSEMDIIRIADVTALVSAPGLGDDIQALKAGLLEVADLMVVNKADKPGAEMLAMELNEIARAKGRQVMMTVAAQGTGVPELFDAMREIFESKRSSGERDAQRTECRNMEVVDWGLEMLRPYLYAQSQKQDLETGGDPRIRAKRIVDSLLACGKDR
- a CDS encoding acyl-CoA mutase large subunit family protein, producing the protein MSKHPKLQEWEEKVLAKALEKFPERKDEFKTVGGLEVPRLGLPQEVDEDYIQKLGFPGQYPFTRGVQPTMYRSRLWTMRQYAGFSTAKETNQRYRYLLDQGQTGLSVAFDLPTQIGYDSDHQMSKGEVGKVGVAIDSMADMEILFDQIPLGKVSTSMTINSPAAVLLAMYAAVGEKQGVSMDKIKGTIQNDVLKEYVARGTFIFPPRPSLRLITNIFEWCSENTPSFNTISISGYHIREAGSTAVQEVAFTLANGCAYVQAALDAGLDVDVFGKRLSFFFNAATDLVEEVAKFRAARRMWAKLMQDRFGAKNPRSWMLRFHTQTAGHTLTAQQLDNNVVRVTLQALAAVLGGTQSLHTNSKDEALTLPTESSVRTALRTQQIIAHESGAANSIDIFGGSYLIEELTDKIEDEAWTLMQKIEDMGGVIPAIEQGFIQRQIEDSAYDYQMKVENKERIVVGANEFQSTEDIKVPLLRIDPEVEKAQVERVQAVREKRDNDQVQKALSALRQAAQSETNVMPSIVEAVKTYATIGEICDVMREVFGEHRE
- a CDS encoding pyruvate carboxylase subunit B, with the protein product MSEEHGKLVAGSLDESVKATNPLKIQDLTFRDGHQSLFATRGRTEDLIPIAEEMNKVGFFAMEVWGGATFDTMHRFLGEDPWERIRTLKKYIPDTPFSMLLRGQNLVGYRNYADDVAEAFVERCCVNGIDVFRVFDALNDYRNFATVVKVIKEHDKHFQGSICFSLTERRMGGPVYNLEYYKTKAKELEDMGAHTICIKDMAGLIAPYDAYELVKTLKETVHVPIHLHSHFTSGMGDLSMLKAIEAGVDIIDVCLAPWAYRTSHPGLEPLVVALQGTSRDTGFDLKQLTKCSEHFIKITPKYRHLLDDRISVIDTNVLLHQTPGGMLSNLVNQLREMDAIDRLDDVFKELPRVRKELGQVPLVTPTSQIVGTQTVNNVLFDTEEERYKMITAQVKDLCYGLYGKTPAGVDPEVQKKALKGYPRGEEPFDGRPADILEPELDKAKKDVEDLAKDIDDVLIYALYPTTGKRFLKWKYGHEEMPDEVKTPRTLEEGQKIVDLIEKAKKGLVVEKSEEAPAKGDDVRTFNVFVDGEYYKVEVEQVGGQPVVSSIAPAGPQPAQQPAQPAAQQQPAKPQASEAPKAAPASGTTVEAPMPGMIIRFEVKEGEEVSEGDPLLILEAMKMENSINAPTSGTVKEIRFKEGESVKKGDVMVVIG
- the mdh gene encoding malate dehydrogenase, with the translated sequence MKTRKKITVVGAGFVGATAAHWAALKELGDVCLIDIVEGLPQGKGLDLRQSSPIEGFDSDVVGTNDYADTADSDIVIITAGLPRKPGMSRDDLLAKNTEIVKGVTEQVAKYSPEAVIIVVANPLDAMVYVAHKASGFPPHRVLGMAGVLDSARFRTFISMELDVSVEDVNAFVLGGHGDSMVPLPRYSTVAGIPLPDLLPADKIESMVQRTRDGGAEIVGLLKTGSAFFAPSAAAVEMAESILKDKKRILPCAAYCDKEYNVGGYFVGVPVKLGANGVEQVIEISLLPEEQADFQKSVDAVKGLVEKIEV
- a CDS encoding cobalamin B12-binding domain-containing protein produces the protein MAQEGKRYRILIGKPGLDGHDRGAKCIARALRDNGFEVVYTGIRRTPEEIAVAAIQEDVDAIGLSSLSGAHLQLFPEVIQSLKKHDASDIPVIGGGIIPEEDVPVLKDHGVKAVFNPGTSMEEIISTFRGLCE